Below is a genomic region from Microbacterium esteraromaticum.
CGATGACATAGGCGTTGAACACCCACGAGAGCGTGTTCGGGGTGAAGCCGAGGTCTGCCTGCATCTCGGGCAGCGCGACTCCGATGATCGATGCGTCCATGATGACCATGAACTGGGCGAGGGCGATGATGGCGAGGCCCCACCACCTGGCACCTCCTCGCCGGGGTGCGGTGATGCTCGCTGTCGCGAGGTCTCTTGTCGAGGATGACACGATGAATCCGTTCTGAGGTCGGTGCGGGTGGGTCACGCCACGTGCGCGGCGTATCTGGCAGGGTCTGCGTCGAATGCCGGCGCGCACCCCGGGCAGCAGAAGTGGGACCGCTGACCCTCGTGATCGCGGAAGAGTCCCGCCGCCTCGGCGACCCTCTTGTCGACGGGAGTGCCGACCATGACCGGGCAGGTGGTCATGTCGGCGGCGCCCGCCAGGAGGTTCGGTCGGTCGCTCGCCGCTGCGGCGGGGTTCGCGGTGCCGGTGCTGCAGCAGCTTCCGGTGCTCGTGATGTCTTCGGTCATGTCGTCGCGTGCCTTTCGTCTCGGGGCCGGGAGGCGGATGCGCCGAGCATCCTTAATACCCCTCGGGGGTACTAAGGATATACCCCCAGGGGGTATTCCCGAAAGAGCGCGCGACGTCGACCGGAACCGCACGACCAGCCGGAGGTCAGGCCGGGAGCACCTCGCGAAGCAGATCATCGAGCGTCACGACGCCCAGCAGGCGCTCGCCGTCCACGACGGTCGCCAGCTGCGCGCGCTCCCGCCGCATCCGCGTCAGTGCGTCGTACGCCGAGATCGACGGCGCCACGACGAGCGCGTCACGCGCGATGGCGTCGGCGAGCGTTCCTGCGGGAACGGTCAGCGTGTCGCGCACATGGGCGACCCGTGCCGAGGGCCCACCGCCCACGAGTATCCGCAGATGGCTGGATGCCGCTGCGGCCGCCTGCACGTCGGCGACCGTCGCCGAGGCGGGAACGGAGGTCGGCACCCGGTCGGTGCGGACGATGTCGCCGACGGTGAGTGCGCTCAGGTCGATGACCTTGGCGATCGGCTCGGAGTACAGCTCTTCGAGCGTTCCCGCAGCCCGTGAGTGGTTCACCAGTTCGCGGATCGTGTCGGCATCCTGACCGCCTGCGGCGGCCTTCTCGACCGGCTCGACGCCCGAGGCCTTCACGAGCCGGTTCGCGATGTGATTGATCCACAGCAGGAACGGACGAAGCGGCCAGGTGAGTGCACGCGCCGCGATGCCGGTCGCCTTCGCCGCAGTCTCAGGGTGCGCGATGGCCCACGACTTCGGTGCCATCTCGCCGATCACGAGATGCAGGAAGGTGACGACGATGAGGGCGATCATGAACGCGGTGACATCCGCGAGCACTGCCGACAGCCCCCATTGTGCGAGCAGCGGCGAGAGGGCGTAGTCGATCGCCGGCTTCGTGATCGCGCCCAGGGCGAAGGTGCAGGCCGTGATGCCGAGCTGCGCGAAGGCGAGCATGACAGTCAGCTCGTTGACGCCGCGAAGCGCGGCGCGTGCCGAGGCGCTGCGCTCGGCCTCCTCCTCCAGGCGGTGCCTGCGAGCGGCGAGCAGCGCGAACTCGACGATCACGAAGAACGCGCTGGCGAGGATCAGTCCGGCCGTGACGATGGTCACCATCCACCAGCTCATGGGGCCACCTCCTCATCCGGGCGGTCCTCCGGGCGGGTTCGTCGCCCGCCTTCCGCGACGGCGGGAGCGTCCGCGCCGGTCTCGTGCAGACGCACGGCCAGGCGGGACGGCACCAGGCGCGCCACCTCCGTGACCTCGACCTCGAGCCAGCGCTCGATCCGGATGCCCTGGATCGTCTCCGCCGCCTTCTCGGGTATGCCGATGCGCAGCCTCGCGCCCTCGGTCGGGAGGTCGCCGTGCTCCCGGATCACCAGGCCCGCGATGGTCTCGTCGTCGTCGCGCGTGAGGTCGTGTCCGATCAGCCGCTCGACCTCGTCGAGGTGCACGTCGCCCGGCAGTGTCCAGTGCCCGTCGCCGACACGCACGACACCCTGCGTGAGCGGGTCGTGCTCGTCGGAGATCTCGCCGATGACCTCCTCGGTGAGATCCTCGAGGGTGAGGATCCCGTCGAAGTTGCCGTACTCGTCGACGACGCACGCGAGCTCGTTCCTCGTCTGGCGCATCCGCTGAACCGCTGCGGGCAGCAGCATCGTGGCGGGCAGCACGACGGCGTCCCTCATGATCGACGAGACCGGTGTGGCGTCATCGTGTTCGCCGCGGAGCACGTCGATGAGCTCGACCACGCCGATCGGAGCGTCCTCGTCGTCGATCACCGGGTAGCGGGTGTGCCCGGTGGCCATGAGCGCGCGCACCGCGCCCACCGTGGTCTCAGGGGGGATCGAGTCGATCTGCGATCGCGGGACCATCGCGTGCTCCACGTCGCGCTGCGGGAAGTCGAGGATGCGATCGATGATCATCGACAGATCGTCGGGAAGGTCACCGCTCGTGCGGGACTCCTCGATGATCGCCTCGAGGTCGCGAGCCGTGGCGCTCTCGTCGACATCCTCGAGCGGTTCGATGCGCACCAGGCGCAGGAGGGCGTTCGCGGCGACGTCGAAGACCGTGATGAGCCATCCGAAGATCATCAGGTAGATGCGGGTGGGCACCGCGAGCGCACGCGCCAGCGGTTCGGGGTTCGCGATGGCGAGGTTCTTGGGGTACAGCTCGCCGAAGATCATGGTGACGACCGTCGCGAGCAGCAGGGCGCCGATCGTGCCGATCGTGATCGACACCGCCGGATCGATGCCGGCGCCGCCCAGCAGCGTGCCGATCGATTCTCCGATGAGCGGCTCGGCGACGTAGCCGATGAGAAGACCCGTCACGGTGATCCCGAGCTGAGCGCCGGACAGCATGAACGAGGTCCGCTTCGTGATCGCCAGGACCCGCTTCGCCTGAGCGTCGCCCTTCTCCGCCTTCGCCGCCATGCGGGAGCGGTCGACCGACATGTACGCGAACTCCTGCGCCACGAAGAAGCCGCACGCGGCGATGATGGCCAGGGTCAGAAGCACTCCGACCAGCAGCGTCAGCACGGCGGGAAGCATCCGGGATCACCCCCTCTCTCAGCGAGGGGGTCGGGAGATCGACCCTCCTGGTCGGTGGAGGTGCGCGGAATGCTCACGGGTGTTCTTTCTGTAGGGCACGGGTGGGCGAGACGAGAGTAGCGAGCGCGCCTATCGCTGGGCTGGGAGTGTCGAGGCAACAAACTGGACCGTACCAATCTTGCAGAATCGCTTGCTTTTCTTGCGAGCGCTGCTATCGTCGTCGAAGTTGGCAACTCAACTGGACCGTACCACTGGAGGTATGATGCGTAGGAAAGCAATGGTGCTCGGCGCGATGGTCGTGTCGACTGCACTGCTGGCGGGCTGTTCAGCCGGCCCCGGTGGCGCCGGCGGCGACGAGGGCTCTGGCGAGGGCACCGTGAAGCTGGTCGCGTGGCCCGGACCCGAGGGCGACGCGATGAAGAAGGTCGTCGATGCGTACAACGCCGATCAGGGCAAGGACGACGGGATCACCGTCGAGCTGACGCTGCTCTCGCGACAGGACACGTTCTCGAAGGAAGCGGCGCTCATGGCGTCGAAATCCTCCGACGTCGACATCTACTTCACGGCGTCGTACAACATCGGTCAGTTCGCCCCGTCGCTCGACCCGCTGACCGACATCGACACATCGGGATACTTCCCGGTCGCCGTCGAGGGTCTGACCTACCAGGACGAGCTGTACGCGCTGCCTCTGGATGTGAGCAACCACTTCCTGCTCTACCGCAAGGACCTCACCGACGCACTGCTGGCAGACCCCGCGGCGCAGGCGGAGTACGAGAAGATCAGCGAATCGGTACTCGGCGAGTCCCGTGCGCCGAAGGACCCGAACGAGTGGGACCTCGATGACTTCAAGGTGGCCGCCGCCTACTTCTCGAAGAGCGAGAACCCCAGCTCGCCGACCGAGTACGGCACGATCCTGCAGGCCAAGAACCTGCTCTACAACACCATGATCTGGAACGACGTGCTGTGGGGCTACGGCGGCAACTGGGAGAAGGACGGCAAGGCCGATCTG
It encodes:
- a CDS encoding YHS domain-containing protein — its product is MTEDITSTGSCCSTGTANPAAAASDRPNLLAGAADMTTCPVMVGTPVDKRVAEAAGLFRDHEGQRSHFCCPGCAPAFDADPARYAAHVA
- a CDS encoding CNNM domain-containing protein — translated: MSWWMVTIVTAGLILASAFFVIVEFALLAARRHRLEEEAERSASARAALRGVNELTVMLAFAQLGITACTFALGAITKPAIDYALSPLLAQWGLSAVLADVTAFMIALIVVTFLHLVIGEMAPKSWAIAHPETAAKATGIAARALTWPLRPFLLWINHIANRLVKASGVEPVEKAAAGGQDADTIRELVNHSRAAGTLEELYSEPIAKVIDLSALTVGDIVRTDRVPTSVPASATVADVQAAAAASSHLRILVGGGPSARVAHVRDTLTVPAGTLADAIARDALVVAPSISAYDALTRMRRERAQLATVVDGERLLGVVTLDDLLREVLPA
- a CDS encoding hemolysin family protein — its product is MLPAVLTLLVGVLLTLAIIAACGFFVAQEFAYMSVDRSRMAAKAEKGDAQAKRVLAITKRTSFMLSGAQLGITVTGLLIGYVAEPLIGESIGTLLGGAGIDPAVSITIGTIGALLLATVVTMIFGELYPKNLAIANPEPLARALAVPTRIYLMIFGWLITVFDVAANALLRLVRIEPLEDVDESATARDLEAIIEESRTSGDLPDDLSMIIDRILDFPQRDVEHAMVPRSQIDSIPPETTVGAVRALMATGHTRYPVIDDEDAPIGVVELIDVLRGEHDDATPVSSIMRDAVVLPATMLLPAAVQRMRQTRNELACVVDEYGNFDGILTLEDLTEEVIGEISDEHDPLTQGVVRVGDGHWTLPGDVHLDEVERLIGHDLTRDDDETIAGLVIREHGDLPTEGARLRIGIPEKAAETIQGIRIERWLEVEVTEVARLVPSRLAVRLHETGADAPAVAEGGRRTRPEDRPDEEVAP
- a CDS encoding extracellular solute-binding protein, with the protein product MVLGAMVVSTALLAGCSAGPGGAGGDEGSGEGTVKLVAWPGPEGDAMKKVVDAYNADQGKDDGITVELTLLSRQDTFSKEAALMASKSSDVDIYFTASYNIGQFAPSLDPLTDIDTSGYFPVAVEGLTYQDELYALPLDVSNHFLLYRKDLTDALLADPAAQAEYEKISESVLGESRAPKDPNEWDLDDFKVAAAYFSKSENPSSPTEYGTILQAKNLLYNTMIWNDVLWGYGGNWEKDGKADLTSDAAKKAVELYADIYTNGWTSPDSSQAEFPETQAALQSGDTAFAMQWSAAFASLNDPAQSPDVAGKIAIAPVPGGKTHVHALAVSLNKYSENKGAAKKFLSFLATEDATAQYAEAGGIPAAPAVLEANADLNPAFGKVAETIAKNGFSEPVFPQTFQAYSKIAEDLSGAWVGQADIDEALKTANATLQELLG